The window AAAGCAAAAGTTCCATGCAAGCATCGCGAGGATTGTCCAGGCCGGGAGCATCTTGACGCAGTGCGGGGGATACAGCCTTACTTTCCATGCAGCATATTACCTCAAGTCAAGCCCTCTTGAGGCAACCAGGATGGTTATAAAGGGGATAGAACAGGTTAACAGCTCCCTTGAGCAGCAAGGCGCGTTCAAGGCAGGCAAGATATGGATACGTCCTGAAACAACAGGCAAAGGCACGCAGTGGGGAACTCTTGAGGAAATAATTGGCATTTGCGGCTCTTTTGATAATGTATTGCCATGCATTGACTACTCGCACCTTCATGCCCGCACCGGAGGACGATTCAACACAGAACCTCAGTTTGCCTCAACACTTGACCTGCTTGAGAAAAACCTGGGCAAGCTGGCGCTGAAAAACATGCACATGCACATACAGGGCGTGGAGTATACGGAAAAGGGGGAGAGGTCCCACATCCCTTTTTCGCAGGCAGATTTCAATTACCATGGCCTGCTCAAGGTGCTCAAGGAATACGGCGTGGCAGGAGTTGCAGTGTGTGAAAGCCCCGCGATGGAAGCCGACACCTTAATATTGCAAAAAGCATATAACTTGCTTTGAGGCAATGGAAAAGGCAAACAAAAGGATTGGACTAGAGGCTCAAAGTGGAATGCACGAAGCATTGCTTTACGGCCAGATTGAAGGCAAGATTAATGGCAAATCTGGTCAAGCGGCAAAAGATATTGTCTGCCAGCTGTGCAGCCATTTGTGCCACATCAAGGATGGAGAAGCTGGAAAGTGCCTTGTCAGAAAAAACATTGGCGGAAAACTGTATTGCCTTAACTGGGGCAAGGCAGCAGGGCTTGCCATAGACCCGATTGAAAAAAAGCCATTTTTCCATTTCAAGCCCGGAACAAGGGTGCTTTCTTTTGGAACGCCTGGCTGCAACTTCAGGTGCCTGAATTGCCAGAACTGGGACTTGTCCCAAGGCGTAAAAATCGGAGGGGCAGGAGCGCTTGACATCCCAACAACTTC of the Candidatus Parvarchaeota archaeon genome contains:
- a CDS encoding TIM barrel protein, which translates into the protein MDKLIFATAGIPLSTPNRNTINGIKRVRELGLGAMELEFVQSVNVTAQLAPQVRQAAQEAGITLTCHGSYFINLNAVEKQKFHASIARIVQAGSILTQCGGYSLTFHAAYYLKSSPLEATRMVIKGIEQVNSSLEQQGAFKAGKIWIRPETTGKGTQWGTLEEIIGICGSFDNVLPCIDYSHLHARTGGRFNTEPQFASTLDLLEKNLGKLALKNMHMHIQGVEYTEKGERSHIPFSQADFNYHGLLKVLKEYGVAGVAVCESPAMEADTLILQKAYNLL